In Actinoplanes octamycinicus, the genomic window TGCCGCCGGTCATCACCCGGCCGATCAGGATCGCCATCCGGATCAGTTTCCTCGCGTACGGTTTCCGCTCGCGCTCGTACGTGGCGAGGAGCCGCTCGTCTGCCCGCCCGTCCAGCACCATGGCGAGTTTCCAGGTCAGGTTGGCCGCGTCCCGGATCCCGGCGCACATCCCCTGCCCGATGAAGGGCGGGGTCAGATGTGCCGCGTCACCGAGCAGGAAGACCCGCCGGTCCTGCCAGGTCTCGGCGACCGCCCCGCGGAAGGTGTACTCGGTCTGCCGCAGCACGGTCAGCGCCCCCGGGTCCACCGCGCCCAGCCACGGCCGGATCCGGGACGGCACGTCGACCGGCTCGCCGGCCAGGAACTCCCAGCGGTAACGCCCGGGCGTGACCTGCATGAAGGTGGCCGCCCGCACCGGATCGCAGACCTGCTGCACCCCGTCGTAGGTGTCGAGGGGCACCGGCGACACCGCGTCCACCACCACCCAGGTCTGCTGGAAACCGAGATCCTCCCAGCCGGTCCGCAGACACTCCCGGACGACGCTGTTGGCGCCGTCGCAGCCCAGCACGGCATCGGCCAGGACCGTGTGCCCGGTGCCGTCGGCCGATCGGTAGCGGACGTGAGCAGGGCCGGACGGCGGTTGCTCGACGTCGTGCACCACATTGCCGCCGCGGATCGCCGCCCGCGGCTGCTGCCGCAACCGGTCGCGGAGCAGACGCTCCAGATCCGGCTGGTCGAACATGTTGGCCTGCGGGAAACCGTGTGGCCCGACCGGATCCCGGGTGAACTCGGCGAGCACCCGCATCCGCGGGTCGACCAGCTGCATCCCGGGCGCCGGGCGGGAGATCCGCCGCAGGTCGTCGGCCAGGCCGAGGCCGGCGAAAATCCGGAACACCTCGTCGTCGAAGTGCACCGCGCGGGGCAGCGGATAGGGCTCGGCGAAACGGTCGAGGACCAGGCACTCCACCCCGCGCCGGGCCAGCATCAGGGCGGCGGTCAGCCCGGTCGGCCCGGCCCCGACGATCACCACCGGCACGTGTTCCATCAGGACAGGGTGCGCAGAACCACCACCGATGCGCCAGCCAGGAGCAGCCCGGTCAGGCCGAAACCGGCGATCAGGCGGCGGGACAGGGCGAGATCGTCGAGCCGGGCGGCCAGCGCCTCGGCCCGGGTGCGGGTGGTGAAATACGCCGGGACCAGGCCGTCGGCGGTGGTCCGGCCGAGTGCGAAGACGTCGACGCCGCGCGGCAGCCGGACCTCGGTCAGCTCCAGGCGCTCGCTCTGGCGGAGACCGTCCACGATGTCCGGCGGGACGACGGCGGGCAGCCGCACCGGCGCCGACCGGCGGTAGGAGACCCGGGTGGTCTCGATCGGGGCCGGGTCGCTGCGCAGCGGCTCGCCCAGCGCGCGCGGGTCGACCGGGATCCGGCCGCTGGCGTCGGCGATCGCCGGCCAGCCGGGCGCGGTGATGTCGAGCAGGACGTCGTGGCTGTCGTCCGAGGAGCGGCGGCTCGGCTCGCGCACCAGCAGGACGTGGTACCACGTGCAGTCGGCGCCGCTGACCGGGCCGACCTGGCGCCCGGCGTGCCCGTACTCGGTGCGGGCCTCGGCCGCCACCCGGCCACCGTCCCAGGACCCGATCGGTGCCGGGTGGACCTCGCGCAGCGTGCGCGCCTCACGCCGGTCGCCCAGATGGAGCAGGAAGAAGATGCCCGCCCCGCCGACCAGCAGCGCGCCGACAGAGAAGCCGATCGTTGCGACCGTGACCACCCGGTCAACATAGAGCGACCGGGCAACCACGTCATCGGCCGCGCATCTCCTCATCGAACGACCTTTGGGCGTCCCGCATCACGGCCACCTCGGCCGGGTCGGCGAACCGCTCCAGCATGGTGGCCTCGTCGACGTCCTCCAGGTGCGTCTGGATCCACCAGATGTTCCCGGCCGGGTCTTTGATCCGGCCACCCCGGTCGCCGATGATCCGGGAGGTGAAGACCGGCGTGACCAGGGTGGCACCGGCTTCGAGGGCCCGTGCCACCACGGCGTCGGCGTCGTCGACATAGACGCTGAGGAAGGCGGGCGTCGCCGGCCACTCCGGGCGCGAGTCGAACGCCATGATGACCGAGTCACCGACCCGGATCTCGGCGTGCCCGATCGTGCCGTCCGGGTTGCGGACCCGGACGGCCTTGTCGGCGCCGAACGCCTCCTCGACGAAATCGAGGAAACGGTCAGCGCCTTCGGCCGCCACGTAGGGCGTTACTGTCGATTTGCCGTTCGGGATCTTCATGCACTCAGCATCGCGACCATTGCGGTCAGTTCCTGTCCAGGTGCACGCGGGCGATCAGCTCCTTCAGCCGGGCGATCTCGTCGGCGAGGGCGCTCCCGCCGGCCGGGGTCAGGGTGATCCACGTCCGGCCGCGCTTGCCCTCGTAGCCCTTCTCCACGCCGATCAGCCCGGCGGCCTCCAGCACGCTCAGGTGCTTGGAGAGATTCCCGGCGGTCAGGTCGAGCTGGGTGCGCAGGTAACCGAACTCGGCCCGGCGCGCCTCATGCACGATCGCCAGGATGCCCAGCCGGACCCGCTGGTGCACCACCTCGTCCAGCCCGGTGACCGGGTGGGCGACGTCCGGCTCCGGGGCGGTCATCGCCGCCGCCGCGCGGCCAGGCCGAAACCGATCGCGCCGAGCAGCAGCACGACACCGTCGATGATCTGCGGCGGCAGGAACATCGTCCGCGTCCCGCCCCACTGCCAGCCGAAGTCGATCGGCACCATGACCACCGCGAGGTAACCGGCGGTGAACAGCAGCAGGCCGACGTTGCGCTCCACGCGGGCCAGCACGAGCAGCGCCAGGCCGATCACCCCCCACGGCGCGATCAGCCGGTCCGCGACCATCACCCAGGACGGGAACGGCTGCTCGGCGGGGTGCTGCGCCAGGTAGACCCGCCAGGCGATCCAGACCGCGAGGAACGCGCCGGTCAGGGCGACACCGGTGTAGACGTAGGGCAGCACCCGGGCGCCCAGCCCCCGGGCCCGGGTGACCCGCGTGTATCCGTAGGCGATCACCGCGTAGGCCAGCAGCAACGCCACCGGCCAGTAATACAGCACGCCCTGCCGGTCGAACTTGCACGGCCCGTCGGGCACACAGTCGAGGTCGAGGAAGACGTAGTCGAACGGGATCCCCAGGAAGGTCACCGCGGCCAGCACCGACAGCGCGAGCCAGGTGACCCGCTGGTCGGCCCGCACCCGCTGGGTGAGCCCGCGCACCTCCGTCAACAGCCGCCGGGCATCCCCACCGGCCGGCACCGATTCAGTGGTCATGCCAATAGGTTTCCACAGCAAACCGATTTCCACCAGTAGGACCACCATCAAAACCGGATTGGGGTACGCCTCGAGCGCCCCGTCCGGCGGTACCGCACGAGGCGTCGGCGCGTGCCATGGTCCCGGCATGAGCGCATGGCCGCGCCTCCCCGCCCGCCGACCTGGACCGGGCCACCTACGACAGGCTCCCCACCGACCAGAAGCACGCCCGCTACCAGGCCGAGGTCGAGCACCTGATGGACGACGTGGTCTTCCCGGTCCTGCGCCGGCATGGCATCCGGGCCAGCTGGAACCGGGGTGTGGCCACCCGCATGCTGCTCACCGGCGCGCACTGGTACGCGCCGATTGCCTGACGCAGTTCGCACGCCCTACGGCGCAGCCGCCTCGGCGGCGCGAGGCGTCAGGTCCCCTCACGGCATGCTGTTATACCGTCGAAGCGTGCAGCAGCCGATCGCGTCGTCCCGATATGAGCCGATGACTCTGGAACGTCTGGCAGTTCTTCTGACCGACATTGACGACCCGATGCGATGGCGCCTGATCGCCGAGTTCCTGGAGGAGTACCACTGGGAGCCGGCCGAGGTCCGAGGTGCGCTGCTGGCGACGGAGCCCGCAGGCACCGGCGACGAGCACTGGGATGTGCTCCTGGCGGCGCTGGCGGAGCACCTGGCAGCGCAGGACGGGCACGCCGCGCCCGATTGGGCCGACCAGCGAGAGTTGCGCCAGTTCTGGTTCCCGTTCAACACCAGGTCAGCCCGAGCCGACGCGGTCGTGCACGCTCCAGCAGCCTTCCGGCGGCGTGGCGTTTTTGTTGCCGCCCAAGAGTTGAAGGTGGCATGAACGGCGACGATCCACTTCTCGATCGCAACGCCATCGCGGACGCCTTCCGCAGACTCGGTGACCGGCTGCACCGCCGCGGCGTGGTAGCTGACAGCTGCGCGGCGTCGCGACGCCGACGACATTCGATTCCTGGTCGACCGCCTCGGACTCGGCAACACCGAGGAAGTGGTGGCGCTGTGCGCGCAGATCTTTCCCGAAGAACCCGTACCGGATCGGGCACGCATGATCCTGGAGGACCTCTTCGAGGAGCTTTGATGCCCCGGTCCGGCCCCGGGCGGGATCCGGACCGGAGCGAGCCGGCTACGCGGTGGTGCAGACCGTGCCGTTGAGGGTGAAGGACTCCGGGAGGACGTTCGGGCCGCTGTAGTTGCCGACGAAGCCGACGTTCGTCGACGCGCCGGGGGCCAGGGTGGCGTCGCTGGTGACCCGGACGGTGCGGCTGTCCGGCGTCCAGGTGGCGCTCCAGCCGCTGCTCAGGCTCTGCCAGGCGGTCGGCCAGGCGAAGGTGAGCGTCCAGCCGTTGAGCGCGGCCGGCCCGTTGTTGGTGATGTCGATCGAGCCGACGTAGCCGTTGCCCCAGTCGTTGGTGTCCCGGAACTTCACCGTGCAGGCCGAGGTGGCCGGGCTGCCGGTGGTGAAGGTCAGCGGCGGCGAGGCGGCGGACAGCCGGCCGGCGCCGTCCCGGGCCAGCACATTCACCGTGTAGCGGCGGCCCGGCACCAGGTTGTGCACGGTCAGCGACGTGCCGGTGGTCTCGCCGAGCAGCTCACTGACGCCGCCGTTCTGCCGATACACCTCGTACTTCAGCCCGGAGCCGGAAGCAGTCCAGGAGATGGTCGCGGTCCGGTCGGTCACGGTCGCTTCCGGCCGGGCCGGCGCCTTCGGCGCGTTCTCGGTACGACTCGGGTGCAGCGTGACCAGCGTCAGCGAGTACGGCGCGAGCGTCCGCGTCCCGGCGGTCCCGGCCGAGCCGCTGGTCAGCCCGTCCGCGCCGTTGGTGAACGTCTCGACCGCCGGCGCCGCCGCGGACGGCGTGAAACCG contains:
- a CDS encoding bifunctional 3-(3-hydroxy-phenyl)propionate/3-hydroxycinnamic acid hydroxylase, encoding MEHVPVVIVGAGPTGLTAALMLARRGVECLVLDRFAEPYPLPRAVHFDDEVFRIFAGLGLADDLRRISRPAPGMQLVDPRMRVLAEFTRDPVGPHGFPQANMFDQPDLERLLRDRLRQQPRAAIRGGNVVHDVEQPPSGPAHVRYRSADGTGHTVLADAVLGCDGANSVVRECLRTGWEDLGFQQTWVVVDAVSPVPLDTYDGVQQVCDPVRAATFMQVTPGRYRWEFLAGEPVDVPSRIRPWLGAVDPGALTVLRQTEYTFRGAVAETWQDRRVFLLGDAAHLTPPFIGQGMCAGIRDAANLTWKLAMVLDGRADERLLATYERERKPYARKLIRMAILIGRVMTGGTLGRLLVRTVTRLPGVERRATTVVWPAFGRGPLVGRGGGRLCPATLDPRLGDGFALLDPGTPGALLVRPDRIVAAKGRSATPRMLAAAGIAPVNGFESGRHGHGS
- a CDS encoding VOC family protein produces the protein MKIPNGKSTVTPYVAAEGADRFLDFVEEAFGADKAVRVRNPDGTIGHAEIRVGDSVIMAFDSRPEWPATPAFLSVYVDDADAVVARALEAGATLVTPVFTSRIIGDRGGRIKDPAGNIWWIQTHLEDVDEATMLERFADPAEVAVMRDAQRSFDEEMRGR
- a CDS encoding winged helix-turn-helix domain-containing protein, coding for MTAPEPDVAHPVTGLDEVVHQRVRLGILAIVHEARRAEFGYLRTQLDLTAGNLSKHLSVLEAAGLIGVEKGYEGKRGRTWITLTPAGGSALADEIARLKELIARVHLDRN